In the genome of Nitrospira sp., the window ACTCGCAGGCTGTTCGCTGATCGAGTCGCCGAAGGAAGGAACGAAGGCCCGCTCCCCTATTCCTGCTCAACCAGCAAGCGTGAACGTAGCGAGCGAAGACAATTACACGGAATCGTGCCGCGCAAAAGGTGTTCCGGTTCCACCTGATTGGAAGCAGTCTTCATCTGAATGGGAAAGTCACGGCAACCTCAGCACCATATTGTTGACGCCGAATACGCTGGAAAAGGTTACGGTTGATGAAACAACGTTCGCGAGCGTCTGGTCGTACGCCTCGCCAGATGTGAGAGGTGCTTGCATTGCGTTGGGAAGGAATGGCGGATCGTTCCAGGTCATCTGTCAGAGCGCCACGACCGGGTACGCCTGTTTTTGGGGGAACAATCCTCGCTCACCAAGCACAAGCTGGAACCCAGAGACGGCTCAAGTTTCCATCGCCTCACTCAACGATCCGGCCCAGGGATTTGCTGTGGACACCGTGCCCTGTACGGAATGCCACCGCGGGAACAACGTCTTCTTGTATGGGCCTGACGATCCCACATGGGCAACGGTGTTGAGACCGGAACATGCGCGCCCCACATTTACCACTCGCGTCGAGCACTCGTTAGACCACGGACAACTCACGTTCGGCGCGACCACAACTACCTACCCACGCTTCATCCCCATCGGAGGAAAATCTATGACCCTGAACAATCCGCTGCCGACTACGCCAGGCTGTTCAGGATCCTGCCACGAGTCTCATTTCGAGATCCTCGAAAAAAATCATACGGTCGAAGGATACGTGCGGATACCGCGACCCATGGGTCCCAAGTGCGCGGCCGACTCCCCGCCGGATGACCCGACAAAGAATTGTTATCAACATTGAACGATCAAGACCCCATGCGGAAAGGGTGCAAACCTCAATCGACGCACACCCACACCTAGTGAGCAATAGATCCCATCTGTGAGATGTCCTACGGAGATAAAACTGGTACCTCCCGCGGTGCGGGTACTCGACGACTGTGACCACACATTCCACTGACGCCCACAGAGGATCTGCACCTGTTGAAGCGGGATGGGGTCAACTCACCTGTCGGCAAACATCGTCTCTTCACGGCTTCTGTGGCTTCGCAAAGGAGGAGAATTGGACTTCAGTGGCCATCAATTTGCCATCTTTCTTCGTGACATCTATCGCGACTCGGTCGCCTACCTTAGGAACGTTCCCTCCACTCCCTTTTCCTTTATTCCGATATTTTGTCTCGGCGACTGTGGGGATTGAGACTGTCTTCCCCTCTGTCGTCAGCACTTGAATCTCAGCAGTATCGATGGCGGTGATTGTGCCAAAGACGTGCTGCCCTTCCCCGTGCGCGGCGGCCATCCCGGGTAATGTTGCAGTCATCAGCAGGACCAGTATTCCTACTCGCTTCACCATGTTGGTCAGCATTTTGCCTCACTTAATGATGCGGTGCGGGAGAGTGTGGAGCAAGTTCTCCTCCTTGCAGAAAGCGGTCGATTTGTTCCTGCTCTTCCCGCGCCGCTTGACTCGTGGGGTTATACCTCTCCATTTCTTCCAATTCCTTGGTCGTAATGCTGGGGAGATGACGAATAAAATGCACCAGCTTCCAACTATCGAGATCTGGTTCTGAACGGCCTTTCCCCCATGCGGGCATTCCGGTAAATCGAATGCCATTATGGATGATATAGTACAGCTCTCCATCGGAAAAGGACTGCGTCTCTATTTTAGTCAGGTCGGGTGTTCTTGGATAGAAGTTCTGTCCGATCAGGGTAGAGCCACTTCCATCATTCCCGTGACAGGTCGCACAGTGGTCCGCAAAGTGAACCCGCGCTTCTGCAAGCACCTCGTCTGAGGCGACAACGGGGTTGCTCATCTGCCTCTGGGCTGCTGGCATTGCCAGGTGCCTGAGCTGGCGCGCGAACAGAACCTCGAGCTTCATTGGCTGTTCCGTCGCACTAAAACCTGATTGCAGGACGAACCACAGCGCTGCAACATTTCCTGTCACAACAATCATTGCCATCGCGAGCAACGCCCCGACACCTTTGGTCATTAATCGACGCTCCCCGGTTGACCCTTGCTACGATGATGGCCCCCTAGAACCTTCGTGATCCCCTCACGTTCGGAGGGGACTTGAGAATCGACACCCAAGCCTCACGACATGTGATCTCAAGCGGATGAGGCCAAAGCCACACACACACGAGCTGCTAGATTGTGGGGCACCGTTGCTTCCGCGATCGTGCCGCACTCATCTGGACGCGTGCGCCCTCGGTTGCGTGTTGCGCGAACTACCTGCCTGCTCGCGTTGCCGGTGGTAGGGATGGATGTCAATCATCACATTCGCCTCGTCTAACTCTGCTCTTACTAAAGCTCCTTCTTTAAGCGCACCAAGTTTGGTGCCCGCTAAAGAGTCAACTGAATACGACTCCAATCCTTCACCAGTATAGATCTCGACGACCTCCCAGAACGGATCCGCATAGGCAAGCTTCCCAACCACAACGCGATGACGATGGATAGGACGGCTTGGATCGTGAATGTCCAGCAGAACATTCGATTCATCCACCGTCACGGTCACTTCATCACCCACCTTGGCTTCGTGCAGTCCCATACGTTCCGCCTTCTTTACGCTGACCCATCGCGGTGCCACTTTCTTGCCTGAAGTCCCTTGTATATCAAGGTACATCAGCCCCGATTCGATCTTCGTAATCGTAGCTGGTACATTCCTATGGGTATTTGGCCCGCCGAGATCCGCATCGTGGGCGATAGCCTGTGACCCTAGTAGCAGGAACGCTAAGCAGATGGGCGCGTAGGATATGAAATGTTTTCTAGACATAACATTCCCTCCTTCATTGGATTATTCATCGACTTGGGATCACGCTGGTGTTTTCCCAGCGTGGTTCTGGACCGACCTTGCCGATTGCAGAATAGGGAATCATCCGTGGCACAGACAGTGATGGCGGTAGACTGATTACGGGCGGAGCTTCTGTGACGACCTTGCTCGTTCCAAAGCCTCTTCAATGAGAAGAAACTGCCGGGCGCGAATAGATTCGCGTGGGAACTGAGATCACATTGGTTGGTGCTGAGACTACCACGATACCTGGCGTACGCGGTGAAAGGGATGAGGAGACTAGCAATCACAAGTCTCATCACGCACCTCTTCGCAGATCGTTAGCCTAAACCTCTGTTGAGCACAACGTCAAGGAAGATTGTCGGACCCTGATAGGAAGACTCGCCAAGCCGTGAAGAAAGGGACGGCATCACCCAACGCGATCATGGAAACGTTGAGCAAGCTCCAACCGTTGCTGTAGCCCCGCTGGTGCCGCCGACCGGGTCCGACGAATTCATCTTCCCCACCCACCGCCTCGGCCTTACCGAAGCCGAAGCCATACGCCTGTTCTAGGCCCAGGTTGAACTCATCCCCTTCTCTCTCATAATCCCAAACGCTCACACGCTGGACGCCGTTGAGGAAAGGTCTTGACTGTATTCAAGGATGAGCAGCGTGGCGAAGGATTCGGCATTGTGCTAGGATGACCATGTCAATGGTCAGATTCAAATCAACGAGGTACCGCATGCAAACCGTCAATGCCTCCACATTCAAGGCCAAATGTCTCGCCTTGATGGATGAGGTGGCGCGCACCGGCAAGCCTCTGTTAGTCACGAAGAATGGGAAGCCGATTGTCGAACTACGGCCCCATGCCGGTAAGCGGCCACGGTCGCCTTTCGGCATGCACAAAGGATTGATTGCAATCAAGGGCGACATCGTCTCGCCGATCGATGTGGAATGGGAAGCGCTCAAATGATCCTGCTTGATACCCATGCCCTGGTGTGGATGGACACCGATGCCTCCGATTTGGGTCGCACAGCTCGTCACCTCATCAAACAGGCGTGGCGAGTTCAGCAACTTGCCGTCAGCGCGGTCAGCTTCTGGGAGTGCGCAATGCTGCACGCACGAGGACGCATTATGCTTCCAGAATCGCCCGCATCCTGGCGCGCAGATTTGCTGCAAGCCGGCCTGATTGAGTGGCCGGTCGACGGCGCCATCGCCATCCTCGCTGCGGATCTTGCCTCGCTTCACAAGGATCCCGCTGATCGCTTCATTGCCGCGACCGCTATCGTGCATCGCGCGACGTTGATGACCGCAGACGAACGCCTCCTTGAATGGCAACACACCGTGAGGCGGCACCACGCAGGTCGATAAGCCCATAAGCTCATGCCGTTGGACAACGACTTGGATGAAGCACCGTCTGTTGCGCGGGAACGATCAAAGAGGTCAGGAGCCCTTTCTGACCAATGGAGGCCGATTCATAGAGGCAATGTGGCAAGCTCGAACCTCCTCCTGCGCCATGCACGGTGCAAGGTCAGACCCCAACGGGGGCTTCGGCTGCGTTTCCCCCGGCGTGTTTTCCGAGGAACTGCTAGAGAAGATCCTCCGGGCCGTATCCGTCCAGAAATATGCCGACACCGTCCTTGACGTGGCGCACGCTATTGGCGTGTCCCCTACCGAGATCTCGCCAAAAATCGTGGAGCTGACGGCCGCGAAGCTGAAGGAGTTTCAACAGCGATCACTGGAGACTTTCAGACCATTTGCACTCTTCCTCGACACGATCCACCGAGGTGGTGAGGCGGTTCTTGTGGCCCTGGGGCTGGACATGGCCGCGGAGAAGATGGCCCTCGAGTTCTCGCAGGGGTCCTCAGAGAATCAGGAAATCTGCAAAGCCCTGTTCAGGGGACCTGGATCATCGGGGCTCGGCATTCTCTCGACGGATCCTCTTCGTCACCGATGGCGGCAGGGGGCTGATCAAAGCACTCCGGGCCAGATTCGGCAAGAAGCTGGTGCATCAGCGCTGGACCATTAGATAAGAGCCGGAACCTCCAACGGCACCTGACCAAGCCCTCTCGCCGCGAGGCGCATTGGCGACTCATGACAGCCTTGGAGCAGACACGTTATGCCAACACCAGGCGGATGCTCCTGGAGTTGGAGGGGTGGCTGCGAACCACGAACGAGTCGGCGGCGAAGTCGCTCCGGAAAGCTTTCGAGGAACTCTTGGTGCTTCATTGGCTCCAGATGCCGGCCGTGCTCCGCAAGACGCTCCCGTCCACAACCCGATTGAGAGCATGTTCTCGTTGGTCCAGCACAGCGAGCGGAACATCAAGCGAACACGGGGCAGCCTCATGCTGCAGCGATGGTTGGGGACCGTGCTGCTCGCCTGCGAAGGCCGGTTCAGGAAGGTGAACGGCGATGCCCAGACCGTACAGGTCATGGAGATGATTGAGGCTGAACAGGCAGAGCCGCAACCGGCTTCGATGAAGAAAGCGGCGTAACCATAACCATGGAGCGGCTCAGAAAATTTCAACGGACATCTTGATAATTCCACGCGGAACGCCATCCATCAGAACAGCATATGCGATCGTCCAATTGATTCAGCTTCTGGCGTGACCCTTACAAGCTCTTGTGAAGTGGTACGATTTATGACCATACGCAACTCAGGAAATCCTCACACCTCTGTATTAGGAGAGTAATAATTATGACTCCCAGACTTCTTCATATTCTCGTATGCGTGGCGGCTCTATTCAGTGCCCTGTTCTTGGCGCAAGCCGTTGATGCTCAAGAGCCGACGAAGTCTGAACCCACCTATGCATGGCAACCAGGGCCGTTTGAAGCCCAGTTGGGAGATCAAGCCACACTCAAGGTGCCTGAGGAATTCGTATTCTTAGGGCCTCAAGATGCACAGCGGCTCTTAAAAGATATGGGCAACTTTCCATCTGGAGAAGAATTGGGACTAGTCGCCGGTGGTTCGGAGGGGGAAAATTGGTTTGTCGTCATCCGATTTATAGATGCCGGCTATGTTCAGGATGACGATGCCGCAGATTGGGATGCCGAGGAGATGTTGGCCTCAATCAAGGAAGGGACGGAGGAGGCCAATGCAAAGAGACGAGAGAGTGGGATCTCCCCGCTGACAATCCGGGGTTGGGAGGAAAAACCCCATTATGATAAGGCGAATAACAAGGTGGTGTGGGCAATTTCTGCTGACCAAGGGCAGGAGGCCATCGCCAATTACAATACCCTGGCACTCGGGCGACATGGATACATGAGCATGAATCTTGTCGCGGATCTCAATCAATTGTCCAAACTGAGAAACTATTCTGCTCTGCTCCTCTCCAATCTCAATTTTGTGACCGGCAAGCGATATGCTGATTTTAACAGTACGACGGACAAAGTGGCGGCAGTTGGCTTGGCGGCACTCGTGGCTGGCGCGGCGTTTAAATCCGGGCTGCTGGCAAAACTGCTCGTGCTGCTCATCGCATTCAAGAAGGTCATTGTGATCGGCGCCGTCGGTATAGCCGCATGGGTGTGGAAGCTCGTCAAAGGACGTTCATCACCCAAACCGAACCGGCAGAGTACGGAGCTATGAAGACGCTCCTTGCCCTGCTGGCAGGCGCAAAGTTCGGAAAGGTCTTACTGACATCCGGCACGATGCTGTTGTCAGTGGTGACCTATAGTTTTCTCTACGGGTGGTGGTACGCCACGGGACTGGTTGGTCTGATCTTCTGCCATGAAATGGGCCATTTTGCTGCGGCTCGTCAGCGGGGATTGCACGTTGGAGCACCAACCTTTATTCCCTTCGTCGGAGCATGGATTCAGTTAAAAGAGCAACCGATGGATGTCGAAACGGAAGCCTATGTGGCGATGGCTGGCCCAGTGGTCGGGACGTTCGCGGCCATGGCCTGCTACTATGCAGCCGACTTCTACCAGAGCCCACTATTACGGGCGTTGGCCTATGCCGGACTTATGCTAAACCTGTTTAACCTGATTCCCTTATCCCCTCTTGATGGCGGACGAATTACCTCAATAATTTCTCCTAAAACCTGGTGGATTGGGGCCCCCATGATTGTTATGCTCTTCATCTGGAATCAGAGCCCAATGCTTTTGTTGGTGGCTCTCCTGGCGATACCCCACTTGCTCTCGACATTCCGACAAAGCGAATCGTCCTTACCTGCACGATATTATGCTGTGCCTCAATCCACGCGGTGGAGTTATGCGGCCTACTATCTGTTACTCACAGGATTTCTCGGTGTGATGACCTACGAAACTCATCGGGCAGTCGGCCTCTAACCGAATCATCTTCGCCAAAGCTAAGGAGTAAGAGTTCTTGTTTACACCTAAAAAATAGGTGCGCGGTCTGCGGGTGTTCTTGACCAGAAAGTTACGGTGCGGTGATAGGAGATCTAATTGGATCAGACGGTTTGTTGGACATGTCCAACAAGTCTTAGTCACCCCCTAAGATCAGGATCTGGCTAAACCGGAATTCTCTAGTCACATCGAGGGTGGTCGACGATTGCTGAAATGACTATTGCTTGCCTTCCATGGTGAACGCCTCATGCCTCGCATTCCTCGCGGATCCAGCGCTGGCCACGTCTATCACGTGTTGAACCGTGGCAACGGTGGAGCCGTCGTCCTTCAGAAGGACGCCGACCATGCCGCCTTCCTCGATCTGCTCGAGGCAGCTAAAGTCCGACATCCCGTCATGATTTTCGGCTTCTGCCTGATGCTCAATCATTTTCATCTGGGTGCAGTAAGCCACCAAGGCAACCCTCAGCCCGTTCGTGTAATGGTGAATGACCAGTCATGTCCGATACTACCATCTGCACTACCGCAGTCATGGACATGTCTGGCAAGATCGCTTCAAGAGATTTCCCATTCAACAGGACGATCATCTACTCACCGTCCTGCGCGATATCCTGCTTAATCCCGTGCGTACCAAGTTAGTCGATCACGCTCGAGGGTGACGCTGGTCGCATCCACACGTCCCACCACTCACCGATCCCCCTCCCCATCTCAGTGCCGACGGAAGAGCCGTTCTTACTCGACCCGCCACTCTCGCAGACTGACCTAATCACCCTTCGTACCTGCCTGAATCGTCAGCAGCCGTTCGTTGAGCGGACCGGCAAGCAGGAATAACCGCCATGCTCGACCTCTCGTCCACACTGCGCCGGAGCCGCTTAGTCTGTTCGATTCAGAAGATCCATGGCCAAATCCGTGCGGCGTGACATGACGGACATGATTGGCGAGAACCGAAGTGATTTGTTGGACATGTCCAACAAGATGTCGTCTCCTCATGGTGTCATAACTTGGTCCAACAGTAATGGCATGATGAAATTGTGGCCTCTCAACGATTGCTGAAACGGAATCTAACGGCTTGATCTATCCTCCGTAGCAACCTACGACAGACGACGGGGAACTGTGGCCTCCTACATGGACAGGCAAACAATTTTATCGATTCAAGATGCCCGCATCTCAGAGGCAGGGCCTGACTCGTGAGATCCGAACCTCGAGAAGTTCTGAATTGGAAGCGGTCTATCGTCGAATGCTGACAACCTTGATGCCGTTGAGATGAGACGACAGGCATCGATGGTCAGTTCAAATTCATCACTGAAAACATTCAGATAGTCCTGCAACGTGAGAACGGAGGAATTGCCACTACTTCACGAGCCAGCAATTTGCGCTTGTT includes:
- a CDS encoding DUF5666 domain-containing protein; amino-acid sequence: MLTNMVKRVGILVLLMTATLPGMAAAHGEGQHVFGTITAIDTAEIQVLTTEGKTVSIPTVAETKYRNKGKGSGGNVPKVGDRVAIDVTKKDGKLMATEVQFSSFAKPQKP
- a CDS encoding cytochrome c, translating into MTKGVGALLAMAMIVVTGNVAALWFVLQSGFSATEQPMKLEVLFARQLRHLAMPAAQRQMSNPVVASDEVLAEARVHFADHCATCHGNDGSGSTLIGQNFYPRTPDLTKIETQSFSDGELYYIIHNGIRFTGMPAWGKGRSEPDLDSWKLVHFIRHLPSITTKELEEMERYNPTSQAAREEQEQIDRFLQGGELAPHSPAPHH
- a CDS encoding type II toxin-antitoxin system Phd/YefM family antitoxin; this translates as MQTVNASTFKAKCLALMDEVARTGKPLLVTKNGKPIVELRPHAGKRPRSPFGMHKGLIAIKGDIVSPIDVEWEALK
- a CDS encoding type II toxin-antitoxin system VapC family toxin encodes the protein MILLDTHALVWMDTDASDLGRTARHLIKQAWRVQQLAVSAVSFWECAMLHARGRIMLPESPASWRADLLQAGLIEWPVDGAIAILAADLASLHKDPADRFIAATAIVHRATLMTADERLLEWQHTVRRHHAGR
- a CDS encoding transposase, with product MKHRLLRGNDQRGQEPFLTNGGRFIEAMWQARTSSCAMHGARSDPNGGFGCVSPGVFSEELLEKILRAVSVQKYADTVLDVAHAIGVSPTEISPKIVELTAAKLKEFQQRSLETFRPFALFLDTIHRGGEAVLVALGLDMAAEKMALEFSQGSSENQEICKALFRGPGSSGLGILSTDPLRHRWRQGADQSTPGQIRQEAGASALDH
- a CDS encoding DUF2167 domain-containing protein; translated protein: MTPRLLHILVCVAALFSALFLAQAVDAQEPTKSEPTYAWQPGPFEAQLGDQATLKVPEEFVFLGPQDAQRLLKDMGNFPSGEELGLVAGGSEGENWFVVIRFIDAGYVQDDDAADWDAEEMLASIKEGTEEANAKRRESGISPLTIRGWEEKPHYDKANNKVVWAISADQGQEAIANYNTLALGRHGYMSMNLVADLNQLSKLRNYSALLLSNLNFVTGKRYADFNSTTDKVAAVGLAALVAGAAFKSGLLAKLLVLLIAFKKVIVIGAVGIAAWVWKLVKGRSSPKPNRQSTEL
- a CDS encoding site-2 protease family protein, which produces MKTLLALLAGAKFGKVLLTSGTMLLSVVTYSFLYGWWYATGLVGLIFCHEMGHFAAARQRGLHVGAPTFIPFVGAWIQLKEQPMDVETEAYVAMAGPVVGTFAAMACYYAADFYQSPLLRALAYAGLMLNLFNLIPLSPLDGGRITSIISPKTWWIGAPMIVMLFIWNQSPMLLLVALLAIPHLLSTFRQSESSLPARYYAVPQSTRWSYAAYYLLLTGFLGVMTYETHRAVGL